The bacterium genome contains the following window.
TCTGGCTCACGCGACGCTCCGCTTCTTGAACACCGTGGTCGCGCACCCCAGCCTCTGCAACTTCTCCACAGATACTGGGCACGCGACGCCGCTGGAGCTTATCTCCCAAGCGTCGTACCCGCCCTCCATCATCTCAACACCGAACCTCTTCGCGTAGTGAGGACGCCAGCTGCACACAAAGATCGGAGGCTTCTCTGTGGATAGGATACCGGAAGCTCCCGACACGACCTCTGGTTCAGCCCCGCACGCGCCGCAGAATATCACGTCTGGAACACTCGACAGGGCGAAGTCAAGATTCGCCACTTTCACGTCCAGCGACATCCAGTCGTCAGCGCCGCAAACGATAGACCCTTCCATGGGAGAACGGGGCGGGCACCTGAGATCGTGACTTCCGCAGACATCGCTCACCGCGCACTCGTGTACGTCAGTGACGGCAGAGAGCCCGTTGAGCCTCAGATTATCCATCAGCAAGGGAACCAGCTGTGGGTTCGGCTCGAACGCGTCCACGTGTCCGTTCTCACCAACGAGATGAGCGAACAGCATAGTGTAGTAGCCAACGTTCGCGCCGATTTCCACGACGTGCATCCCGCGACGGATGATCCCGCACATGGCAGCTGTTATCCAGCTTTCCCAGTAGCCATCGAACACGACATGTGGCGCAAACGTCGTGTCCGAAGAGAGCACGAACGTCTTGAACATCCCAAGCGTGTGGCAAAGCACTCTATCCGGCGGGAATGAAACCGCCCTAACTTTGCTGCGAGAGAACTCTTCAATCTTCTGAGGAGTGGGGTTGCTCAGGTAAATCGACATCACTTCCCCGCATTCGTCAGTGTGTCGTTGTACTCTTTCGCAGCGCGCAGAACGCTCATGTCCACCCCAACACTAGCGGCGGCAACGAGCATAGCGTTCGTATCCTTCGGCAGGCATTTCCCACCGAACCCCCTATACCCCTTGTGGAACACGTCCAAGTGCGTCGGCCCACACATCGGGTCCACTTCCGCCGCTCGACGTATATCCTCGTACTGTGCCCCAATCGCTTGCGACATGTCGTACATCTGGTTGGCGAACGACACCTTCACCGCGTACCAGCAGTTGGCGAAATACTTGACGAGTTCTGCCTCTGTGCTTTTCATCAGCAAGACGAACCCGGCTGGCGGCAGTAGCGACAACACCCGATGAAGAACTTGAGCGTCTCTGCTGCCCGCAAACCCCACAACGTGGCGCGCGGGGTGTAGAAAGTCGTCCACTGCTGTTGCGTCGGACAAGAACTCTGGCATGAATAGGATCGCCAAGGTAGGATGCTTGGCTTGTAGCGCCGCGGTAGTCCCCGGGGCCACGGTTGAGCGAATGACGACGATGATGCCCTCGCGAGCGGACAGCTTGCGCACAGCATCTTCGACAGCCGACACATCGCATGCTCCATCGGCGCGTTCAGGAGTCGGCACGCACACGAATGCGACTTGACAATCGGCAACCGCATCCCAGTCGTTGTAGCCCTTCGCCGGATCGTAGACGGACAGCTCGCATCTGCTCGCGAGCCACTCTGCCATCGCGGCCCCTACCGTGCCGTGCCCAATGACCGCTACACGCTCTGCGCTCACGCCTGCCCCTCCGCCGCTGCCTCCGCGGGGGCCATCTGCACGAACGGCGCGGTCACCTGATACTTCGCAAACTTCTTGGACCCGATCTGCTCCACCTGCTTGCTCTCCCGAAGCTCCCGCATCGCGCGCTTCACCTGCGAGATCGACCAGTCGAACTGTGTGGCGAGCGAGCCATGGATCTCCGCCAGCGCGACCGGCTCCGCGAACCCACTCAGGTAGCTCAGGATCTCGCGCTTCACGTCCTGCATCGGCGCAGCCTTGGACTTGCTCACGATGACCTTGCTCTTGCCGATCACCTTCTTGGCCCGCTGCATGAGCCCAGAACGCTTCTTCTGCACCTTACCCATCGGCTTACCGTCCCGGGCCACCTTGCGCGCCCCGCCCCGGCGATCCCCTCCCGCGTCCAGGTACATCTCGTGCAGGAACTGCTTGTGCGCCTCGCAGTGCGCCTCCGCGAGCTTGTCCGTGATCTCTTTCGAGTAGAGCGGCCTGAGCGTCGCAAAAAACAAGTCGTAGAGCGACGAACGCGCCTTCTCGATCTTCTTTTGGGACATGCGAAGAATGATTAGCCGAACAACAAGAATTTGTCAACGCGCCGTCATCGCACGATAGGCGAGGAAGCCAAGGATCGCTGCGATGACCACGACGGCTGCGCGTGGCGAGGAGGCCACGGATGCTTGGATCACAGGGGGTTGCGTGATGACGATCTCGGACTCCGTTTCGTCAGGCGGCGTCTCTTCGTCTGGGACTTCCGGCGAAAGGGACGCGTACAAGTTCGATAGGGCCTGCTCGATGGCCGAAGCGTAGTACCCGTCGATCTGAGGCTCGTCCCCGATGATGATGAGCGGCACCTGCTTGATGGCCGAGTCCTCGCCCGCGTCGTGAACGTTGACCGTGACGCCGTGGGAGGCCGGGTCCGACGCCATGATCTGCGCCTTCGCTTTTTCGCAATGCTCGCAATACGGTCGCGTAAAGATGTCGATCTGGGTTCTCACGCGTGCACCGCCCGGAGGATCTTCGGGGTGAGCCCGATCATTTTTCGCTACCAGACGCTGCCGGTGCAACATCTAATGCCGATGCATCCTTCAGGTTACCCCGAAGGACGGGTTGATCTCCCAAAGCTCGCAGGAAGATCCCGCGAGCGCCATTGTAGTCTCGATCCATCGAGAGTCCCGTCTTCGCCGAGCGCACCACCTTCGAGCCGCCGAGCTTGGCGTTCACTTCACCCGTCCACGATACCGTCTTGCTCGTCCAAGCCTCGTTCTGATCGAGCACGAGCTTGCCGTAC
Protein-coding sequences here:
- a CDS encoding FkbM family methyltransferase; translated protein: MLCHTLGMFKTFVLSSDTTFAPHVVFDGYWESWITAAMCGIIRRGMHVVEIGANVGYYTMLFAHLVGENGHVDAFEPNPQLVPLLMDNLRLNGLSAVTDVHECAVSDVCGSHDLRCPPRSPMEGSIVCGADDWMSLDVKVANLDFALSSVPDVIFCGACGAEPEVVSGASGILSTEKPPIFVCSWRPHYAKRFGVEMMEGGYDAWEISSSGVACPVSVEKLQRLGCATTVFKKRSVA